DNA from Branchiostoma floridae strain S238N-H82 chromosome 15, Bfl_VNyyK, whole genome shotgun sequence:
ttttttttagtatttatcGATAATTGATTTGCTTCAAACCTTGTAGCTACTTTAAGCAATTCCTGGTTGGCCAGTTGTATTAGAGTCAAAGTTCTTGTGGAAACCGCGAACAAAACTCTGACTCTTCTTGCGTATTTGtgtctaatctccaagtagaggttcagctttggctgtttttgacgcgtttgggcgtttttattgggctttctattgtgtGCTGTTTCCCAACTCACAAACTTTATGTTCCTCTGTAGATCAGCTATCAAGAGTCCGTCAAGACGGTGACCATGAAATAATGCTGCGTATGATAAATGTATATCAGCTATATATATAAGGTTATGTTATGCTCATGAGGTAAAAATAAAAAGATCCATTGGCTTGAACTAGTGtgcaaatgacagtcaacaaccctttcttgtttctttagaaagccagaaaaactgtacagcgtcacaaaaacggccatttctagttttatacgtggataatttaaccgtggcaaccatcgtactcgtggtagtaacgtttgttaccgaaacTGGCGACAGACAtgaaccacctcacacagcctccaagatcagtgacaggagcgatctgacgtgatcggtcagagggcctggtcagctggtttcacctaccgaacaatcattctgggaacggaattgttacattttttggctactatttgaattcttcatttcttctcaTGGCTATGAAaatcttctaagccatcaaccaataagaatgttgtggtgcatcttttctGAAACATTACAGGGGTAATCATATAAAAATTGTCCCTGCGAGCGGCTTCTCCTGGTACTGCATCAAAACTTCCGATTTTGTTATCTCGTGTTCTGCACAAGCTATGGTCATTATTTTTGGTGGTTGGGTAGCTCTTGTGcccaggaagaagtgacatacgttttgcccccctagcggctagttttgggatagcagggacatatttgtcaaaaacttctgaagggATAACTCAaacttttcattatttttcatatgtaagtaccttagacaattttgtttctttaaggGCATGTACCCATGTCCTACTTCCCCATACCCGTAGAAATTTAATACTGATTTTGAAATGTCCCATTGACCTATGCGTACATATACATTGTTTGTAGCAACACCCCTTTTCGTTCCATCAAAACATTCTCTTCTACTTTTCAGTTATACGCACGATTAAAGAAAACTAAAGAATATGAATCAAAGACCTTTAACAATGATACTAATCATGTATCTAAtgcatttttgccacaccgggctaagtacaggtcataacAAGATAACAGACAAGTTGAAAAAACACAGTTAGCAGATACAAAATGACAGATATAAATATTGTAATTTAAGTAGACTAGAAGATGAAGTAtcgttggataaattcaacttctcgcttttctgttatagtggagataaaagaacagatatgttaTATGATCTatggtttgtctagtttcattaagaatatgaatttttgtaatgagtgtatgaaataaggaaataggtTTTGTACAACCTCATACAGTTAATATCTCTCTACGGTATACAGACTACACTCTATTTAGAAAAATGACGGTCATCCTCTATTCTacttaaattgcaatatttgcataatatttattcTAGAGGAAATGGGTGTAAACAGAAATCGCGAAAGAGGGTAAAATACACCCTACACTACATGGGAAACATGCTCGGTTTCTGATTTTATGGTTTGACTTGAGCCAACTTCCAATGTACAATGTCTCATCTAAATTATTGATATAGAATCAGCGTCGAAAAGGGAACTTGCTGGAATCAGTCATGAAATCGAATGAGGGATATTTCAAACTTCCTTTACATGGTTGAGCCAGGTTTGGATGGGTCGACATGGCACGCCTACAAAACAGAGATTGCATCACTTGAGCAGACAACTTCTGTTTTACTTTAGATTGAGCAATTATATTCTTCTATAATGTCCTTTAATGAATACTTGTGTAAATCACTCatttaacgggaggtgccccaacacggtacgctttttcttgcgctcaaactcatggcgctccatcgctagttgcctcagagtggtcaaattttgatgactgaattttttacacatagattttaacaacatacttgaataagaaatgcattcatgtggttcatgaacctttcgcgctgcgtgttacatgcggcaaacactgtgagacaatttcgtgtatgtaaccttccaattttgtgcgacgctggacagtgtgcctaactcggtacgcattttttacattttgctctcttcagaagtaagtagtaaatttaagtacacagaaaaaaattaaaagtatgatattttagctttcttttgacagtaaaatcgtgactgtatgtacttcttgtctcacatgaggaaggctgtacctagaacaatccagctgatgtttttacgggcaatgggctgaatgcactgattgtgaatggccaactaaaaaaaaacattacggaAAAAacacaccgccaacatcaacaaaactctgtctaattatatgaaaatattacctaagtctctctatcaagtcgtattttcatagacagcacgaatcatttgttacagtcaaataaatctttggagcgttctctagtctgccaccttcacggccacactcccctgggagtacaatggtggcaatgtttatgtcgcttccttttggttgcttttctactcaacaaacatttgaagacccatattcgtagtgttttatggagctttatttatgtgtatcatggcagttgtgtgactgcttggaagaattcgtatagttagcgacacgagccgccaatacgcagaggccggtgatcgtagtgattcagcactgtcaacattactgttagaattctgttttacaaaaaaagatgaagtaaatatgttgaagtatacttggaatgcaaattaaagctgtgtgcatggacttggtttatttacctttgtaatcagcatagtcagtggcaacaaacacggtgtacttatggataaaaAATATAGATccgcaaaaaatccgtaccgtcttacgacgggaaccgtcttagggcggcccccgttacataaTTGCTGGATATAATAAGttgaaactggatatgataacTTGAGCAGACAACTACTTTGGTTAGATGGACCAATGACGTTCCTCCATGTCCTTTAATGGACATGCTACTTGTGTAAACtactcatttacatacttgttGGATCCTGCCCGAGGCCTAATTGTAGTTTACATGAAAGGCGACAAAAAAGAAACGGTATAGAACTTACAtaacagtatagaatatgtctacACTAGTCtaaaaagctaactctaaactgtaacatgttgggttcgacttcttttcctgagacagtgaAAGACGAAGTATCCCACCCgttctataatgtgtgggtgCTCTGATACTAGGAGggaggtagtttttttttttttgtaaacacaGTGAAATTTAGGAGGAATTTAGTGCCGTCtttaaaaaaactattttctttCGTAACATTCGTAGAAGGAAcactttgaaataaaatgtgtttcgtttACCACCGTGTTTGACGTGAATTGTATACAAGTTCTTTCGGACGCAGTTATATTGTTTATTACAAGTTCTTTTCTTATACCGCGCTACCGCCCTTCCTCTATTTCAATGGGATGGGCGCTAATTCAAGTTTTGCTAATGGCAGGGCGTAGACCAAAATTATGTATACTATTGACATGCTTACTTGTCTAAACTACTCAATTACATCATTGCTGGATATAAAAGTAGTAACTTGAAGCAGGCTCGTCGCACAGACAGAACAGCCGTGTGACAATAGGAGTCGTCTCCAGACCAACGCTGTCGCTATTATAGTATATGCCCATACGTCCGTAGCCGACAACCACTTCAATAAGGTAAGAGACTGCAAGTCGTGTAAAGTTGCACTAGTAGCTTAAGGTGGACtcttactaatctccaagcagatcttgcggtggtttaaggcagtaacataagctgggggaaGTGTAGCTGGCAGAGAAGTTTTATTCTATTCGAGATGGAATAAAACTTCTCTGCCGGCTTAACtctttccccagcttatgttactatcttatagcctctaccaggcttcNNNNNNNNNNNNNNNNNNNNNNNNNNNNNNNNNNNNNNNNNNNNNNNNNNNNNNNNNNNNNNNNNNNNNNNNNNNNNNNNNNNNNNNNNNNNNNNNNNNNNNNNNNNNNNNNNNNNNNNNNNNNNNNNNNNNNNNNNNNNNNNNNNNNNNNNNNNNNNNNNNNNNNNNNNNNNNNNNNNNNNNNNNNNNNNNNNNNNNNNNNNNNNNNNNNNNNNNNNNNNNNNNNNNNNNNNNNNNNNNNNNNNNNNNNNNNNNNNNNNNNNNNNNNNNNNNNNNNNNNNNNNNNNNNNNNNNNNNNNNNNNNNNNNNNNNNNNNNNNNNNNNNNNNNNNNNNNNNNNNNNNNNNNNNNNNNNNNNNNNNNNNNNNNNNNNNNNNNNNNNNNNNNNNNNNNNNNNNNNNNNNNNNNNNNNNNNNNNNNNNNNNNNNNNNNNNNNNNNNNNNNNNNNNNNNNNNNNNNNNNNNNNNNNNNNNNNNNNNNNNNNNNNNNNNNNNNNNNNNNNNNNNNNNNNNNNNNNNNNNNNNNNNNNNNNNNNNNNNNNNNNNNNNNNNNNNNNNNNNNNNNNNNNNNNNNNNNNNNNNNNNNNNNNNNNNNNNNNNNNNNNNNNNNNNNNNNNNNNNNNNNNNNNNNNNNNNNNNNNNNNNNNNNNNNNNNNNNNNNNNNNNNNNNNNNNNNNNNNNNNNNNNNNNNNNNNNNNNNNNNNNNNNNNNNNNNNNNNNNNNNNNNNNNNNNNNNNNNNNNNNNNNNNNNNNNNNNNNNNNNNNNNNNNNNNNNNNNNNNNNNNNNNNNNNNNNNNNNNNNNNNNNNNNNNNNNNNNNNNNNNNNNNNNNNNNNNNNNNNNNNNNNNNNNNNNNNNNNNNNNNNNNNNNNNNNNNNNNNNNNNNNNNNNNNNNNNNNNNNNNNNNNNNNNNNNNNNNNNNNNNNNNNNNNNNNNNNNNNNNNNNNNNNNNNNNNNNNNNNNNNNNNNNNNNNNNNNNNNNNNNNNNNNNNNNNNNNNNNNNNNNNNNNNNNNNNNNNNNNNNNNNNNNNNNNNNNNNNNNNNNNNNNNNNNNNNNNNNNNNNNNNNNNNNNNNNNNNNNNNNNNNNNNNNNNNNNNNNNNNNNNNNNNNNNNNNNNNNNNNNNNNNNNNNNNNNNNNNNNNNNNNNNNNNNNNNNNNNNNNNNNNNNNNNNNNNNNNNNNNNNNNNNNNNNNNNNNNNNNNNNNNNNNNNNNNNNNNNNNNNNNNNNNNNNNNNNNNNNNNNNNNNNNNNNNNNNNNNNNNNNNNNNNNNNNNNNNNNNNNNNNNNNNNNNNNNNNNNNNNNNNNNNNNNNNNNNNNNNNNNNNNNNNNNNNNNNNNNNNNNNNNNNNNNNNNNNNNNNNNNNNNNNNNNNNNNNNNNNNNNNNNNNNNNNNNNNNNNNNNNNNNNNNNNNNNNNNNNNNNNNNNNNNNNNNNNNNNNNNNNNNNNNNNNNNNNNNNNNNNNNNNNNNNNNNNNNNNNNNNNNNNNNNNNNNNNNNNNNNNNNNNNNNNNNNNNNNNNNNNNNNNNNNNNNNNNNNNNNNNNNNNNNNNNNNNNNNNNNNNNNNNNNNNNNNNNNNNNNNNNNNNNNNNNNNNNNNNNNNNNNNNNNNNNNNNNNNNNNNNNNNNNNNNNNNNNNNNNNNNNNNNNNNNNNNNNNNNNNNNNNNNNNNNNNNNNNNNNNNNNNNNNNNNNNNNNNNNNNNNNNNNNNNNNNNNNNNNNNNNNNNNNNNNNNNNNNNNNNNNNNNNNNNNNNNNNNNNNNNNcactcccctagcgtactgtatttactctatttgaccaatttctacaattagaccaccaaaccacgaagcctggtagaggctaactacatgtatcttaaaccaccgcaaggtctgcttggagatcagcctctcactacacttgaggcaccggtgcggcactgcggggttcgtagatgaatTTGAGAGTtaaaaaaactaattttcttcctttttgtgtattttgttgtcttctaagtcatacttttacgtatcacacaatatctgaattatcAAATGACATACTGGAGACATGTTTGTCCGGAATAgcacaatacatgtaacgttagcacTGTTAGAATTTGCACCAAGAAACAGAAAGGATGAAAATGATAATGCGCGTCAAGAATGGTATGActaagaacaaaaatgaagcgAGTTAGCATTGCGCAAGCAAATAGTAGCAAACACATTATCTGCGTACAACAACGCCACTTTTTTTTGTCGATCAAAAATCTTTTGTACGTTTCAATAATAGTCCTAATGGCCAACAAATTGTCTATGTACAGCAACGCCCCTTTTTTTGTCGATCAAAAATCTTTTGTACGTTTCAATAATAGTCCTAATGGCCAACAAATTATCTACGTACAGCAACGCCCCTTTTTTTGTCGATCAAAAATCTTTTGTACGTTTCAATAATAGTCCCAGTGGCCAACAAATTGTCTATGTACATAACGCCCCTTTATCTGTCATTTAAAAATCTTGTTTGTCCGTTTCAATAATAGCCACTGCGGCCAACACAGCACAACCTATTGGGCCAATCACACAACTGGCTCTTGTACTTTTTGGTCTTTCGTACAATACAAAGCAAACATCGTGAACGTGAACACTAATTTTCCAGCTTCTTTTTGATAACgtcattttgatttttgatttagTAAATGGTATGACTGAGAACAAAAATCAAGCGAGCTAGCATCGAGAAAGAAGGCAGAATGCATGCATCCCACCCCATGTGGGAGAAATTCTGCTTATACTAATTTGAACAGTACATCTTCCGTAGCCGGGGAATCGACTACTTTTGTGGCAAACTAGAGGGCGCAGTGACTGTGTGCCAGTTGTGGGAAATTTCGATAGTGCATATTGATTCCAAACAACCACCCTATGTACTAAACATCTCTTTTTTGTTTATCTATGGCAATGAACAGGGGCGACATGCCAACCATATACATCACTGATTATGACTCGGAGATATATAAATATACTTTGGATAGTTGCCTTCTGCCCTTGCCATGTTGTAATGTGAAAATTGTGGCAAATATGGGTTGCGAAATGCAGAAATGCTTATAACGTATTTACTCACTGCCCGTTGAAATGTGTTACttttgttaccatggttttAATTTTTCGCCCCCTTTTTCTGTCAATCGAAATCACTATGTTCCACTTTTCAAAAAAAGAGGGCTAACGTGGCTGCGGCTCGCAACTTAAGGATggaaagctaagggcacaacccaccgaacgtgtaaatacgtgctgtctacgtgccaaaacgttggCAATCTTTTGGAATCCTTCTTCAAATGTGTACAAGATAAGTTTCCATGCTTTCTGCAGTTAAATAACACTGAAAAACTTACATTTCTAgtgcaattagacaaaccatgtattctaaactcAGATTGTACTTAGAATCAGTAGGAGATGTATcctattcaccttgacctgtacttagcttgttagaaagcaaaaccgtacaataaattcattcttaagtggtaagtaccgcctccatacgaactcgtagggaattcgacggattttggagcacacagacacgccgtaaaacttaacgtgcaggcaaaactttgtgtgcaggCAAAACATCGGCCTATGGATTCGCCCCCTGTACGTgacagtacgggcgacgcgcctgccctgtacagcctaaacgttttcagaaatacgtggcggacgtggcctcaccaaaaaaacatacggacaaattgcacgtacggcgggctgtgcccttagcttaccAGAAACACTAATGAAAGTATTACTTGTGCGGTCCAACCCTTAACCCTCTCTGATCATTCGTCCACAGAATGAGGGTCTTTTTGCTGATCGTTGCCTTGATGCTAGCAACAACTGTCTTGATGACAGAAGGTGTAAGGATGAAGCGCAGAAGGCGCAGTTCCTACAAAAGGCGCAGTTCCTACAGAAGGCGCTACCTGTACAAGAAAGGCGTAGCCGAAGGTACTTGATGTCTGCCTTTTATATATTTAACACTGctatggtagcagaacacagctTTTCTTCGTTTCATACTTACAAGTACGTTGTTTCATGGCAGTGCATATGACTGGCCGCCCCGTCATCCGTGTATTACTAGTATCTAGAGAGCCAAGATGACTCTCGTCATCAATCATCAATAATGATGGCAGCTGCAAAGATGTTAGAAACGGTTTACAAACACAAACTCGCCATTTATcgacaacaaagacaaaagaaGTGACATTGATGACAAACCGAATGGACTGCATTTTGACGATAACGATAGGCTATAACATACCAAAGACCACAAGCAGCCATTACCAAAAAGGGAACAAGAGGACGTCATTTCGTATATTGTATCTTACTACATGTGTACTTTGTATCTGCCTACAGTAGAGGACTTCGAGGAGAGGGAGGAGATGCTCCAAAATGCTCATGACATGCTGGAGAACCTTATGAATGATGTGGAGGAAGGAGCATTCCTGGATATGGGAAAAGGACAAGGACAGGAGATGGAAGGGGCTGATGGTGAGTTCTTCACATTTAAAGTCGtccttttcttgtcttttcaaTCCATTTCCAATGGCATTTTACTCGTGTTCATT
Protein-coding regions in this window:
- the LOC118432616 gene encoding uncharacterized protein LOC118432616 → MRVFLLIVALMLATTVLMTEGVRMKRRRRSSYKRRSSYRRRYLYKKGVAEVEDFEEREEMLQNAHDMLENLMNDVEEGAFLDMGKGQGQEMEGADGDTFEKRMATYQETADELEEGNDTVEEDAALGLMEDELEELQEEVDEVIGNPGGTN